In Muribaculum gordoncarteri, the genomic window CGGAGGTGAGATGATAGGCGTGCTTGGAACCAATGATGACGGTCTTGAACAGTGGCGTGACCTGTCGATGGCCACCTATCCGCTATATACGGCCGATGACACATCGATAAAGGAGCTGGCACGCGGTAATGTCGCCATGGTATACCTTAAGGATGGTATAATTCAATGGAAGCGCACGCTTGTGTCGATTGACAGCGACCTGTTTGCAAGTCCCGACGACAATACACTCGACAACCTGCGCTATTCAGGAACAACCTACTTCTGGTTGTTTACGCTAATTTTCATCGGTCTTGAATTGATTCTGTGGGGAATCGACCGTAGCGGTCACGCAGTTAAATTGCATTTTGCGCGACGGAATCGAAAAAAATGAGTAAATTTGCACAATCATATACCAAAATACTTCAAAATATAATATAACAATGAGAAAGAAAATCGTAGCCGGAAACTGGAAGATGAACACAAATCTCCAGGAAGGTGTGGCTCTTGCCAAGGAAATCAACGAAGCTCTCAAGGCTGCACAGCCCAAGTGTGATGTAATCATCGCTGTTCCTTTCACCCATCTTGCATCTATCAATGCAGTAATCGACCCCGCCAAGCTTGGCCTTGGTGCTGAAAACTGCGCAAATCACAAGTCAGGTGCCTACACAGGTGAAGTTTCAGCTCCCATGGTTGCTTCTACCGGAGCTACTTACGTTATCCTCGGTCACTCGGAGCGTCGTCAATATTACGGTGAAACTTCCGAAATCCTGAAGGAGAAAGTTGCTCTTGCTCTTGAGAACAATCTTACTCCCATCTTCTGCATCGGCGAGGTGCTTGAGGAGCGCGAAAACGGAACTTACAACGAAGTTGTTAAGAAGCAGATCGAAGAGGCTCTCTTCAATCTTTCGGCTGAGGATTTCGGCAAGATCATCCTTGCTTACGAACCCGTTTGGGCAATCGGTACAGGCAAGACTGCAACCGACGACCAGGCCGAGGATATGCACGCATTCATCCGTGGCGTGATTGCCGATCGTTACGGAAAGGAAGTTGCTGAAAACACTTCAATCCTTTACGGTGGAAGCTGCAAGCCTTCAAATGCTCCCCAGCTCTTTGCAAAGCCCGATGTTGACGGTGGTCTTATCGGTGGCGCATCACTTGAATGTGGCTCATTCATGGGCATTGTAAATGCTTTCTAATCGTTGACGCGATAAACTTTATCAAGCCTCCTGTAGAGCACCGCTTTGCAGGAGGCTTACTTTATTCCCGAAACTGTGCCGTAATCTCGCGAATTCTCCGTATATTTGCAACCTAATTATAATTGAGAAATAAAGTGAAGCTACGCACTTACATATCAATGATTATGCTTGGCGGAATCATTACGGCGGCAAATGCCGACAATGATGCTCCGGTGAACCAGGCGCCTATTGTCGGTCACATAGTTTCCGACAGTACCGTAACTCTTACCATGCCTGACGCGCTTTTACAGCGGTTGCAGCCGGTTGAGTCACATGAAAGCGAAACCGTGCGTCCCGTTAACGGGAAAATGGGTGGTTATCGTATTCAGGTGTTTTCCGACAACAATGCACGCACGGCTAAGAGTGAGGCTCGTACCCGAGCCAGAAATGTGAATGCCCGCTTCCCACAGTATCCTACCTATGTCGTCTACAACTCTCCGTTCTGGCGATTGAGGGTGGGGAACTTCCGCACGCAGGAGGAAGCCAACGAAGCGGCTCGGGAACTGAAGGAAGCTTTTCCGAGCTACATGCGTGAAATCCGTGTGGTCCGTGACCGCATAGTTGTATCGTCGGGCGAATAAATATTGTTTCAATGGACAAGGAACAAGTCATCAGTGCTCTGGCTGAGCATTACAGGGCAATTATTGAGCTTATCGGAGAGAATCCTGACCGTGAAGGATTGGTGAAGACTCCCGTTCGTGCCGCCAAGGCTCTCTATTATGCCACTCAAGGTTATCGTGAAAGTGCCGATGAAGTGATGAGGTCGGCTATATTTGATTATTCAGGTTCACAGATTATAATCGTAAAGGATATTGAGTTCTATTCATTCTGTGAGCATCACATATTACCGTTTTTCGGAAAGGTGTCGATTGGTTATCTGCCAAACGGCAATATGA contains:
- a CDS encoding SPOR domain-containing protein → MKLRTYISMIMLGGIITAANADNDAPVNQAPIVGHIVSDSTVTLTMPDALLQRLQPVESHESETVRPVNGKMGGYRIQVFSDNNARTAKSEARTRARNVNARFPQYPTYVVYNSPFWRLRVGNFRTQEEANEAARELKEAFPSYMREIRVVRDRIVVSSGE
- the tpiA gene encoding triose-phosphate isomerase; its protein translation is MRKKIVAGNWKMNTNLQEGVALAKEINEALKAAQPKCDVIIAVPFTHLASINAVIDPAKLGLGAENCANHKSGAYTGEVSAPMVASTGATYVILGHSERRQYYGETSEILKEKVALALENNLTPIFCIGEVLEERENGTYNEVVKKQIEEALFNLSAEDFGKIILAYEPVWAIGTGKTATDDQAEDMHAFIRGVIADRYGKEVAENTSILYGGSCKPSNAPQLFAKPDVDGGLIGGASLECGSFMGIVNAF
- the folE gene encoding GTP cyclohydrolase I FolE; translation: MVSMDKEQVISALAEHYRAIIELIGENPDREGLVKTPVRAAKALYYATQGYRESADEVMRSAIFDYSGSQIIIVKDIEFYSFCEHHILPFFGKVSIGYLPNGNMIGLSKLARVVNIYARRLQVQERFTAEVCREVYDTLSAHGVMVVCNAEHLCMKMRGVEKQDSSTTTMEYMGRFAEDASLRAEFLSLLKSM